A single window of Xylocopilactobacillus apicola DNA harbors:
- a CDS encoding ABC transporter permease — translation MRISISIETAIKAILKNKRRSFLTIIGIIVGIAAVITIVTVGRGYEKYSVKQLLDSEDVKNNRTTISFSPEDDDNFAKSSFSYFNQHDLDLVRSVPGVSEAQYEVEKPDKIYRQESVALSKGPQSLKIHLVSGTGENVVAGKKLSSADIGNKVVTVSDKVVKDLDPKASNNDIVDKTAEIGGESFLIVGVFESDLIDTTRFEMNKSTYDHYFPGSDNKNIQITVPSDQNLTKVADQVVKKLGKQGSVKSLGNYEFSNTAAMTNDISAVLQMLTLIVSFIAGISLFISGVGVMNMVYTSISERIKEIGIRRALGATEKTIQMQFLLEGLMLTLFGGIIGYLFGELFAFIISKFMKFDFEFDPFVAFLAIGISVLVGLVFSYIPSKNASKKDVVELIK, via the coding sequence ATGAGAATTTCAATTAGCATTGAAACGGCAATTAAAGCGATCTTGAAAAACAAACGCCGAAGCTTTTTGACGATTATTGGAATTATTGTAGGAATTGCAGCCGTGATCACGATTGTGACTGTTGGGCGGGGTTACGAGAAATATTCGGTCAAGCAGTTGTTAGACTCTGAAGACGTTAAGAACAATCGAACCACAATTAGTTTTTCTCCGGAAGATGATGATAATTTCGCTAAAAGCAGTTTTAGCTATTTTAACCAGCATGATTTGGATTTGGTTCGTTCCGTTCCTGGTGTCAGCGAGGCTCAATACGAAGTGGAAAAACCCGACAAAATCTATCGTCAGGAATCTGTCGCTTTAAGTAAAGGTCCTCAGAGCCTCAAGATTCACCTAGTTAGTGGAACTGGAGAGAACGTCGTTGCTGGCAAGAAGTTGAGTTCGGCTGATATCGGCAATAAAGTAGTTACCGTTTCTGACAAAGTTGTTAAGGACTTGGATCCTAAGGCTAGTAACAATGATATTGTGGACAAGACGGCAGAAATAGGCGGCGAATCTTTTTTGATTGTGGGAGTATTTGAATCAGATCTTATCGATACCACTCGGTTTGAAATGAATAAGTCTACTTATGATCACTATTTTCCGGGATCCGATAATAAAAATATTCAGATTACGGTTCCTAGTGATCAAAATTTAACAAAAGTTGCTGATCAAGTTGTTAAGAAGCTTGGAAAACAAGGCAGTGTGAAGAGTTTGGGCAATTATGAATTCTCAAATACGGCAGCGATGACCAATGATATTAGTGCTGTCCTTCAAATGTTAACGTTGATTGTTTCTTTTATTGCTGGAATTTCGCTGTTTATTTCAGGAGTTGGGGTCATGAACATGGTTTACACTTCAATTTCAGAACGAATTAAAGAAATTGGGATTCGTCGGGCATTAGGAGCAACTGAAAAAACAATTCAAATGCAATTTCTGTTAGAAGGCTTAATGCTGACGCTTTTTGGAGGAATTATCGGCTATCTGTTTGGTGAGTTATTCGCCTTTATAATCAGTAAATTCATGAAATTTGACTTTGAATTTGATCCTTTTGTAGCGTTCTTAGCAATTGGAATTTCTGTCCTGGTTGGTTTGGTGTTTAGCTATATTCCATCGAAAAACGCCTCTAAAAAAGACGTCGTTGAATTAATAAAATAG
- a CDS encoding MFS transporter, with protein MEVKRKNLLVWILALGTFGVTNTEMGIMGILPIVSQQFHVTIATAGELVSYFAFIIAVSGLFLPALLSRFDKKKIMLLSIGLFVFSCLASVFIKSFSWLLIVRLIPAFLHPVFVSYAMSLASSLAKDSAEASRFVSKIFMGVSAGMVLGVPLATMIANYGSFQLVMLTFALINALIFLACAIFMVPLKEEQALNFKDQMKTLFKLPTLLALLSIILLNGAVFSFYSYLSDFLGKVSLLGSLTISFLLFVYGLANVLGNWLAGQLLALKPQMILFGLPLVMFVPYVILYFVNQNLSLIFVLILVLGTFAGMEGNLNQFIMNKALSKTPDLANGLFITGANLGTTVGSAVAGQFIVNWGTKSSLIAPIIFLSGAILIILMSQRKTV; from the coding sequence ATGGAAGTAAAAAGAAAAAATTTACTAGTTTGGATTTTAGCTTTAGGAACTTTTGGCGTGACGAACACGGAAATGGGCATTATGGGAATTTTGCCGATAGTTTCACAGCAATTTCACGTTACAATCGCCACGGCAGGGGAATTAGTTAGCTACTTTGCGTTTATTATCGCAGTTTCTGGCCTTTTTTTGCCTGCGCTGCTATCGCGTTTCGACAAGAAAAAAATAATGCTACTCTCAATTGGCTTATTTGTGTTTAGCTGTCTGGCGTCGGTATTTATCAAAAGTTTTTCATGGCTTTTGATAGTTCGTTTGATCCCAGCGTTTTTACATCCGGTTTTTGTATCATATGCGATGTCTTTGGCGTCATCTTTAGCAAAAGATTCTGCTGAGGCTTCGAGATTTGTTTCCAAAATTTTCATGGGAGTTTCAGCTGGAATGGTATTGGGAGTTCCGCTTGCAACGATGATTGCCAATTACGGTTCTTTTCAGTTAGTGATGTTAACTTTTGCCCTGATCAACGCATTAATCTTCCTGGCTTGTGCAATTTTTATGGTTCCGCTGAAAGAAGAACAGGCACTAAATTTTAAAGATCAGATGAAAACTTTATTCAAGCTTCCAACGCTACTAGCATTGCTGTCGATCATTTTGCTTAACGGTGCAGTGTTTAGCTTTTACAGCTATTTATCAGATTTTCTGGGAAAAGTTAGCCTTCTTGGCAGCCTCACGATCAGCTTTCTATTATTTGTCTACGGCTTAGCAAACGTCTTGGGAAATTGGCTTGCAGGGCAATTATTAGCCTTGAAGCCACAGATGATTTTATTCGGACTGCCGTTAGTGATGTTTGTACCATACGTGATTTTATATTTTGTGAATCAGAATTTGTCGCTAATCTTTGTGCTGATTTTAGTATTGGGAACTTTTGCCGGGATGGAAGGCAATTTAAATCAATTTATCATGAATAAAGCGCTAAGCAAAACGCCGGATTTAGCAAACGGCTTATTTATCACTGGCGCTAATCTGGGCACCACGGTTGGGTCGGCAGTAGCAGGACAGTTTATTGTTAATTGGGGAACGAAAAGTTCGCTTATTGCGCCGATTATTTTCCTAAGTGGAGCAATTCTAATTATTTTGATGTCTCAGCGCAAAACTGTTTAA
- a CDS encoding ABC transporter ATP-binding protein: MELALKGVTKKYGEKIVLDQMTYSFSAGVYGLLGANGAGKSTLLNIISGANKPDSGTVLFNDTKINDDLQQYYSALGFLPQDFNYYPQFTGLDFLIYLGLLKGLTKNDARNKGTELLELVGLADVKNKKIKAYSGGMKQRLGIAQSLLNDPPILILDEPTVGLDPEERVRFRNLISSLSNDKIVILSTHIVSDIEYIADEVLILKDGDFKERGTASELLTTIAGRVWEFTTTNRSSFTEYNVINQKNTIAGVVLRVVSEDNPGNQAKQVEPTLEDLYLYHFNSERKAQ; this comes from the coding sequence ATGGAACTAGCTTTAAAAGGGGTGACTAAGAAATACGGAGAGAAAATCGTCTTGGATCAGATGACCTATTCATTTTCTGCGGGCGTCTACGGACTACTTGGCGCAAATGGTGCGGGTAAGAGTACGCTTTTGAACATAATTAGTGGTGCTAATAAACCTGACAGTGGAACGGTGTTATTTAATGATACAAAGATTAACGATGATTTGCAGCAATATTATTCTGCGCTTGGATTTTTGCCACAGGATTTTAATTACTATCCGCAGTTCACTGGCTTAGATTTTTTGATCTATTTGGGACTTTTAAAAGGTTTAACCAAAAATGATGCACGGAATAAAGGGACTGAACTTCTGGAATTAGTCGGGCTAGCAGACGTGAAAAACAAGAAAATAAAAGCTTACTCTGGCGGGATGAAACAGCGTTTAGGAATTGCGCAGTCGCTACTGAACGATCCCCCGATTTTAATTCTCGATGAACCGACGGTTGGGCTGGATCCAGAGGAGCGGGTGCGGTTTCGTAATCTAATCAGTTCACTTTCTAACGATAAAATTGTGATCCTGTCAACTCACATCGTCTCAGATATTGAATATATTGCCGATGAAGTTTTGATTTTAAAGGACGGAGATTTCAAGGAGCGAGGAACTGCGTCAGAACTTTTAACGACAATCGCTGGTCGGGTTTGGGAGTTCACTACAACAAATCGAAGCAGTTTTACCGAATACAACGTAATTAACCAGAAGAATACTATCGCAGGTGTGGTTCTGCGGGTTGTTAGTGAAGATAACCCTGGCAACCAGGCGAAGCAAGTTGAACCGACGCTCGAAGATTTATATTTATATCACTTTAATAGCGAAAGGAAAGCACAATGA
- a CDS encoding LysR family transcriptional regulator, whose translation MEFRVLQYFLAVAEEKNISRAAEKLHVTQPNVSRQLRDLETELGTTLFERGSHQIELTSDGLYLANQARQILALVNKTEDNLQNLAEISGSLTIGSGESPTMMTIVENIKALQENYPNVKVNLVSTNADVVQKNLQTGIFDFGVVMEPTDKRKFDFLTLPGVDEWGLLLRKDHQLAQRKFIEPRDFHQLDLIISQQSGVENFLKNWLGTSIAQYKIVASYNLLYNASLLVEARLGAALAFNGIINNTELKFVPLNPPQTAHCSLIWQRGTTLSPAGKIFLKMVKQFCAETSK comes from the coding sequence ATGGAATTTCGAGTTTTACAATACTTTTTAGCGGTTGCTGAAGAAAAAAATATCAGCCGAGCAGCCGAAAAACTTCATGTAACGCAGCCAAATGTTTCAAGACAACTGAGAGACTTGGAAACGGAGTTGGGAACCACCCTTTTTGAGCGGGGCAGCCACCAAATCGAATTGACAAGCGATGGTTTATATTTGGCAAATCAAGCACGCCAGATTTTGGCTTTAGTCAACAAAACCGAAGATAATTTGCAGAATCTTGCTGAAATTTCCGGATCGCTTACGATCGGCAGCGGCGAATCTCCAACAATGATGACGATCGTTGAAAATATTAAAGCCCTGCAGGAAAATTATCCAAACGTAAAAGTCAATTTGGTGAGTACTAACGCAGATGTTGTCCAAAAGAACCTCCAGACAGGCATTTTCGATTTCGGAGTCGTGATGGAACCGACTGACAAAAGAAAATTTGATTTTCTAACGCTACCAGGCGTTGATGAGTGGGGACTTCTGCTTCGAAAAGATCACCAATTGGCGCAAAGAAAATTTATCGAACCTCGCGATTTTCACCAGCTTGATTTGATTATTTCGCAACAAAGCGGAGTCGAGAATTTCTTAAAAAATTGGCTCGGCACCAGTATCGCACAATACAAAATAGTCGCAAGCTACAATCTTTTATACAACGCTTCACTTTTGGTCGAGGCTCGTTTGGGTGCTGCACTTGCGTTTAACGGCATTATTAATAATACCGAATTAAAATTCGTTCCTTTAAATCCGCCTCAAACTGCTCACTGTAGTCTCATTTGGCAACGTGGAACAACACTTTCACCCGCTGGCAAAATATTTTTAAAAATGGTTAAACAGTTTTGCGCTGAGACATCAAAATAA
- a CDS encoding ABC transporter permease subunit: MIKFEIKKLIQNKAALGGVLVALLIFYGLFFVFFFESQVSIPARGINSREAIKLNQKIAEDHSGSLTDKRISQIIDFRVKTANNEFHKNQFMDVFSWNVVETFLPKKDHDKFYGVDRVSRKGIKFLSVNDLGTKVPPSELRIGNFKPWDELFRVMSGSAILIAIMSIYLCAAVFSGDSSKNLLPLLLTTKYGRTKQTRAKLCAVWIIATVIFAVTEIITIGVFANYFSFSGWNTSVQLNFEWHIFDFPIKMNFLQLLLWSLLFQYLGILFTVFLTAFISSYTQNPSTSLAVSLLIFFVPWLLKQVFKSGTGYQLLGFFPLINGSVKGMMTRLNSPGELIFNHININVASIIFVMVLVSVLSCFAIYRRMKAKGTN, from the coding sequence ATGATCAAGTTTGAGATCAAGAAATTAATTCAAAATAAGGCAGCGCTTGGCGGAGTACTGGTAGCACTGTTGATTTTTTATGGTTTGTTTTTTGTATTTTTCTTTGAGTCACAGGTCAGTATCCCTGCAAGAGGAATTAATAGTCGAGAAGCGATTAAGCTGAATCAGAAAATTGCCGAAGATCATTCTGGCTCTTTAACTGACAAAAGAATCAGTCAGATTATTGATTTTAGAGTCAAAACTGCCAATAATGAATTTCATAAAAATCAATTCATGGATGTTTTTTCATGGAATGTTGTAGAGACATTTCTGCCCAAAAAAGATCATGATAAATTTTATGGAGTGGATCGTGTAAGTCGTAAAGGAATTAAATTTTTGTCCGTTAACGATTTGGGCACTAAAGTTCCGCCATCTGAGTTGAGGATTGGTAATTTTAAACCATGGGATGAGTTATTTAGAGTGATGAGTGGGTCGGCTATTTTGATTGCAATCATGTCAATTTATCTTTGCGCCGCTGTTTTCTCTGGCGATTCTTCCAAAAATTTACTGCCACTATTATTGACCACCAAATATGGTCGCACCAAACAAACTCGTGCCAAGTTGTGTGCTGTGTGGATTATTGCGACAGTAATTTTTGCTGTTACCGAGATCATCACGATTGGAGTTTTCGCTAATTATTTTAGCTTTAGTGGTTGGAACACAAGCGTTCAACTTAATTTCGAATGGCATATATTTGATTTCCCAATAAAGATGAATTTCTTACAACTTTTACTGTGGAGCCTGCTATTTCAATATTTGGGAATTTTATTCACAGTTTTTCTGACAGCGTTTATTTCGAGTTATACTCAAAATCCATCAACTTCTTTGGCGGTTTCGCTTCTGATTTTCTTTGTTCCGTGGCTGTTAAAGCAAGTCTTTAAGAGCGGAACTGGGTATCAATTGCTTGGATTCTTCCCGCTAATTAATGGTAGCGTTAAAGGAATGATGACCAGACTTAACTCCCCTGGTGAGCTGATATTTAATCACATAAATATAAATGTTGCCTCAATTATTTTTGTGATGGTCTTAGTATCTGTGTTGAGCTGCTTTGCTATTTATCGCCGGATGAAAGCTAAAGGTACGAATTAA
- a CDS encoding ABC transporter ATP-binding protein, which yields MIKMNKINKSYVVNEDEPLYVLKDIDLNIEEKEFTAIMGPSGSGKSTLINIISFLDRDFEGEYYFSDQDVKEFKDNELSAMRNQNVGFVFQSFNLIETDTIYENVELPLLYRGATHRSAKPEVLSQLEKVGLLSKKDQLPSQLSGGQKQRVAIARALANKPKFLVADEPTGALDSKTSDEIMTLFKDLNAQHGVTILMVTHDPEAARYCKRVIEVKDGQVIG from the coding sequence ATGATTAAGATGAATAAAATTAATAAATCTTACGTCGTAAACGAAGATGAGCCGCTCTATGTCTTAAAAGATATCGATCTTAATATCGAAGAAAAAGAGTTCACGGCAATCATGGGACCGAGTGGCTCGGGAAAATCGACTTTAATTAACATTATTAGTTTTCTCGATCGGGACTTTGAAGGAGAGTACTATTTCTCTGACCAAGATGTTAAAGAATTTAAGGATAATGAGCTTTCGGCGATGCGAAATCAGAACGTCGGATTTGTTTTTCAGTCATTTAATTTGATCGAAACGGACACAATTTATGAAAATGTTGAGCTGCCTTTGTTGTATCGAGGCGCCACTCATCGGAGTGCCAAGCCTGAAGTTCTAAGTCAATTAGAGAAAGTGGGGCTTCTTTCAAAGAAAGATCAGCTGCCTAGTCAGCTTTCAGGCGGTCAGAAACAAAGAGTTGCAATCGCCAGAGCGCTTGCCAATAAACCGAAGTTTTTGGTGGCAGATGAACCGACTGGTGCGCTTGATAGTAAAACATCTGATGAAATTATGACGCTTTTTAAAGATCTCAATGCTCAACACGGTGTGACGATCTTAATGGTGACGCACGATCCAGAGGCTGCGAGATATTGTAAGCGAGTAATTGAAGTTAAAGACGGGCAGGTGATCGGATGA
- the mgtA gene encoding magnesium-translocating P-type ATPase, translating to MYETKDYIKIAQQTPKMVLQIFDSQLSGLKKQDLNEQREKYGSNKINYQRKTPLSLQFLQAFVTPFTIVLAILGLISFCTDYLWTAPADRDLMGTIIISVMVLASGTMTLIQSVKSNNAADKLQSMVKVKADVYRDGYLQEVSLDDIVVGDIVKLAAGDMIPADLRLLQTRDLFISQAALTGESYPVEKLADYTGGSNEDVTDYQTLAFMGSNVVSGTAVGLVIAVGSETRFGQVTQSITNNKPTPTNFDLGISQTSWLLIRFMAVMAPIVCILNGLTKGDWAQALLFALSTAVGLTPEMLPMIVTTNLVRGALKMSKSGTIVKNVNSIQNFGAMDILCTDKTGTLTQDKIILEYHYNVDHQEEDRILKYAYLNSRFQTGLKNLMDKAVIKAADSELSINDEQYEKIDELPFDFSRRRMSTIVKEENGEVQMITKGAIEEMLSVSSQVLAKGKTEALTAAWKDRILEQVADLNQDGLRVLGLAIKTNPQPSIGNELSINDESEMIFLGYLAFLDPPKSTAQKAIQALNDHGTKVKIITGDSLPVTQAVCRNIGFDAKNVLTGSQMSELASDELAKVVEENNVFVKVSPEQKAEIVQTLRNNGHVVGFLGDGINDAPSLKTADVGISVDTAVDIAKQSASIVLLQKDLMILEQGVVSGRQTFGNIMKYIKATCSSNFGNVFSVLCASAFLPFLPMQPMQLLLLNLIYDLSCLSIPWDNMDQEYLRVPRKWEAKSISSFMKDFGPTSSVFDITTYLAMYFLICPAVIGAAFGATSGPERQQFIQLFNSGWFVESLWTQTLVLHVLRTEKIPFIQSRASGVVTLVTSIALLFGSVLPFTGLGKSLQLTALPVSFWFLLVVTCVAYIMLVTVVKRWYIKKTGALL from the coding sequence ATGTACGAAACAAAAGATTACATCAAGATTGCTCAACAAACACCAAAAATGGTGCTGCAAATTTTCGATTCACAACTTAGTGGATTAAAAAAACAAGATTTGAATGAACAGCGGGAAAAGTATGGCAGCAATAAAATTAATTACCAGCGCAAAACTCCTTTGTCACTGCAGTTTCTCCAGGCATTCGTAACGCCATTCACGATTGTTTTGGCAATTCTCGGCCTGATTTCGTTTTGCACCGATTATCTTTGGACAGCACCGGCTGACCGCGATTTGATGGGGACAATCATTATTTCGGTGATGGTGTTAGCGAGCGGAACGATGACTTTGATCCAGTCGGTTAAATCCAATAACGCAGCCGATAAACTGCAATCGATGGTCAAAGTGAAGGCAGACGTCTATCGTGATGGATATTTACAAGAAGTTTCGTTAGATGATATCGTGGTCGGTGACATTGTGAAATTAGCAGCTGGGGATATGATTCCTGCGGATCTGCGCTTATTGCAGACAAGAGATCTGTTTATCTCGCAGGCGGCTTTAACAGGCGAAAGTTATCCAGTCGAAAAACTTGCTGACTACACGGGTGGCTCGAATGAAGATGTGACCGATTATCAGACGCTGGCTTTTATGGGCAGTAACGTGGTTAGTGGGACGGCAGTGGGTCTTGTAATTGCAGTTGGCAGCGAGACTCGCTTTGGTCAAGTTACCCAAAGCATCACCAATAATAAGCCGACGCCGACTAATTTTGATCTAGGGATTAGCCAAACTTCGTGGCTTTTAATCCGCTTTATGGCGGTCATGGCTCCGATTGTGTGTATTTTAAATGGCTTAACGAAAGGCGATTGGGCGCAGGCGTTGTTGTTTGCCCTCTCGACAGCCGTTGGTCTGACGCCAGAGATGCTGCCGATGATTGTGACCACTAATCTGGTGCGGGGAGCGCTGAAAATGTCTAAAAGCGGCACTATTGTCAAAAATGTAAATTCGATTCAAAATTTTGGCGCGATGGATATCTTGTGTACTGACAAGACGGGAACGTTAACCCAAGACAAGATCATTTTGGAATATCACTACAACGTGGATCATCAAGAAGAAGATCGAATTTTGAAATATGCATATTTGAATAGTCGCTTCCAAACCGGTTTGAAAAATCTGATGGACAAAGCGGTCATTAAAGCGGCAGACAGCGAACTTTCAATCAATGATGAGCAATACGAAAAAATTGATGAACTGCCGTTTGATTTTTCTCGGCGCCGGATGAGTACGATTGTCAAAGAAGAAAATGGCGAAGTTCAAATGATCACTAAAGGGGCAATTGAGGAAATGTTGTCCGTGTCCAGCCAGGTTCTGGCTAAAGGCAAGACCGAGGCATTAACTGCTGCGTGGAAGGATCGGATTTTAGAGCAGGTTGCTGATTTAAACCAAGATGGGCTTAGGGTTTTAGGACTCGCAATTAAGACGAATCCGCAACCAAGTATCGGTAATGAGCTTTCAATAAACGATGAATCTGAGATGATTTTTCTAGGGTATCTAGCGTTTCTTGATCCGCCGAAAAGCACTGCTCAAAAAGCAATTCAAGCTTTAAACGATCATGGCACTAAAGTTAAGATCATCACTGGTGATAGTCTGCCCGTGACGCAGGCAGTTTGTCGCAATATCGGATTTGACGCTAAGAATGTTTTGACCGGATCTCAAATGTCAGAGCTTGCTAGTGATGAGCTAGCTAAGGTCGTCGAAGAGAATAACGTTTTTGTTAAAGTCTCGCCTGAACAAAAGGCAGAAATTGTTCAAACTTTAAGGAATAATGGCCATGTAGTAGGATTTTTAGGTGATGGAATTAATGATGCGCCGTCTTTGAAAACGGCTGATGTCGGGATTTCCGTTGATACCGCTGTGGATATTGCAAAACAGTCTGCTTCAATCGTTTTATTACAAAAAGATTTGATGATTTTAGAGCAGGGAGTTGTTAGCGGTCGGCAAACTTTTGGCAACATCATGAAATACATTAAGGCAACTTGTTCTTCAAACTTTGGTAATGTTTTCTCGGTTCTATGCGCAAGTGCGTTTTTGCCATTTTTGCCGATGCAGCCAATGCAGTTGTTACTGTTAAATTTAATTTATGATTTATCATGTTTATCCATTCCTTGGGACAATATGGATCAAGAATACTTAAGAGTTCCTCGTAAATGGGAAGCCAAAAGTATTTCCAGCTTTATGAAAGATTTTGGACCCACGAGTTCAGTCTTTGATATTACAACGTATTTGGCGATGTATTTTCTTATATGTCCAGCGGTGATCGGAGCTGCTTTCGGTGCAACGTCCGGGCCTGAGCGTCAACAGTTTATTCAACTATTTAACAGTGGTTGGTTCGTTGAGTCGCTTTGGACCCAGACGCTAGTTCTGCACGTTTTGCGCACCGAGAAAATTCCGTTTATTCAAAGCCGCGCCTCAGGAGTTGTCACGCTAGTAACGTCGATTGCGCTGCTATTTGGTTCAGTCCTCCCTTTTACAGGACTCGGGAAATCTTTACAATTAACTGCTTTGCCTGTCAGTTTTTGGTTCTTGCTGGTGGTCACTTGTGTTGCTTACATTATGTTAGTAACAGTCGTTAAACGCTGGTATATCAAGAAAACCGGCGCACTGCTATAG
- a CDS encoding ABC transporter permease has translation MMLLKKLFKDLQANKGQFIAIFLIIFIGCLVFSGLNATWYGMQKQSNDYYHRTNLADYWLIGSNITSEIKSEVTKIRSVKDAERRFTSRVGDNKDHSATIELNYVESNKISKSILVDGAPFNIKLRGIWLDKDYAKSHHLKVGDYLSVSLGPKIQIKGLIMNPEYVYPLGSNGQLLPDHQKFGFGFLSYQAYFKNQKNLPPFNQLLIKGPHSVKSQISNITNINYLKARENTSSDRMLQDKIKQFRTLSTIFPTLFFIVAILITWTTMSRVLKNQRIQIGILSALGFKKKTLLRHYLFYGVVISLPASVVGYLLGPILLPPIIYRSLSMFSLTEWKASQPNYDLLIVLISIFVTIIAIYFSCQKILAEKLTDCLKSPRTNTIKVRMLSKHLSFAAKWNLADCLNNKTRSITIIIAVASCMALMLTALGLKDSLNDIIDWQYHQIAKYETKIVLQPHQPLPNISGERIEEQIIEIKTKHQSNLENLTVYENSQPRMIQLTDLHRNHFLLSSEGLAVSYRLAEKIHLTKGQQIKWRLISGHRWHQTKISDVYRVPINQGFSTTKSFLAKQEEFFQPTAILSSKTNINKNSVQQTISVDSEKNNIKEMILSMSKLVSLLIIAATFLMTVVLYNLGKLSSSERDREINTLKVLGFKNKTLRKIFKSELQFLTVIGIVIGMPIAFLLLNQILKMMGSTTDMMLVVNFTTIFVAVIGTFITANIVNTFLSRQINKANLVEALKSID, from the coding sequence ATGATGCTGCTGAAAAAATTATTCAAAGATCTTCAAGCTAATAAAGGACAGTTTATTGCTATTTTCTTGATTATCTTTATTGGGTGTTTAGTATTTTCTGGCTTGAATGCGACTTGGTACGGGATGCAAAAGCAAAGCAATGATTATTACCATAGAACCAATTTGGCTGATTATTGGTTAATTGGCAGCAATATTACTTCCGAAATTAAAAGTGAAGTTACTAAAATTCGCTCAGTAAAAGATGCCGAACGGAGATTCACTTCCCGAGTTGGTGATAACAAAGATCACAGCGCAACCATTGAATTAAACTACGTTGAATCAAATAAGATTTCTAAATCCATATTAGTTGATGGCGCTCCTTTTAATATAAAGTTACGAGGAATCTGGCTCGACAAAGACTACGCTAAAAGTCATCACTTAAAAGTCGGTGACTACTTAAGTGTTTCTTTGGGACCCAAAATACAGATCAAAGGTCTAATAATGAATCCTGAATACGTATATCCATTGGGATCAAACGGTCAGCTACTGCCAGACCATCAAAAATTTGGATTTGGATTTCTTTCTTATCAAGCATATTTTAAAAATCAAAAGAATCTCCCGCCTTTCAACCAACTATTGATTAAAGGGCCTCATTCTGTTAAAAGCCAAATCTCTAATATAACTAATATCAACTACCTGAAAGCCCGCGAAAACACCTCTTCGGATCGAATGTTACAAGACAAAATAAAACAATTCCGCACATTATCAACGATTTTTCCAACTTTATTTTTCATTGTCGCGATTTTGATTACCTGGACTACGATGAGTCGAGTTCTTAAAAACCAGCGGATCCAAATTGGAATCCTATCAGCATTAGGATTTAAAAAGAAAACTCTTTTGAGACACTATTTGTTTTATGGCGTCGTTATCAGTCTCCCAGCCTCTGTAGTCGGTTATTTACTAGGACCAATTCTCTTGCCTCCCATTATTTATCGATCTCTTTCAATGTTTTCACTTACCGAATGGAAGGCTAGTCAACCAAATTACGACCTTTTGATCGTTCTTATTAGTATCTTCGTGACTATAATTGCCATCTACTTTAGCTGTCAAAAAATTTTGGCTGAAAAATTGACAGATTGTTTAAAATCCCCTCGAACCAACACAATAAAAGTTCGTATGCTTAGTAAACACCTTTCATTTGCTGCGAAATGGAATCTTGCAGACTGCTTAAACAACAAGACCCGAAGTATCACAATTATCATTGCCGTGGCAAGTTGTATGGCTTTAATGCTGACGGCTCTGGGTCTAAAAGATTCATTAAACGATATTATTGATTGGCAGTATCATCAAATAGCAAAATATGAAACTAAAATTGTTCTACAACCACATCAACCATTGCCAAATATTAGTGGTGAACGCATCGAAGAGCAAATCATTGAAATTAAAACAAAGCACCAATCTAATTTAGAAAATTTAACGGTTTATGAAAACAGCCAGCCCAGAATGATTCAATTAACTGACCTTCATCGAAATCATTTTCTTCTTTCGTCCGAAGGGCTAGCTGTTAGTTATCGACTAGCGGAAAAAATTCACTTAACAAAAGGTCAACAAATTAAATGGCGCTTAATTAGTGGACATCGATGGCATCAAACTAAAATATCTGATGTTTATCGAGTTCCGATCAATCAAGGATTCTCCACGACCAAAAGTTTTCTAGCAAAACAAGAAGAATTTTTTCAACCTACTGCCATCCTTAGTTCTAAAACCAATATTAACAAAAATTCCGTCCAACAAACTATCAGCGTCGATTCGGAAAAAAATAATATTAAAGAAATGATTTTATCAATGTCTAAATTGGTAAGCTTACTGATTATTGCAGCTACTTTTTTAATGACCGTGGTTCTCTACAATTTAGGTAAACTTAGTTCTAGCGAACGAGACCGGGAAATTAATACTTTAAAAGTTTTGGGTTTTAAAAATAAAACTCTCCGAAAAATATTTAAATCAGAATTACAATTCTTAACCGTCATCGGAATTGTTATTGGGATGCCGATCGCTTTCCTCTTGCTTAACCAAATTTTAAAAATGATGGGAAGTACCACCGATATGATGCTTGTCGTGAATTTCACCACAATCTTTGTTGCTGTTATTGGTACTTTTATTACAGCAAATATTGTCAACACTTTTCTTTCGAGGCAAATCAACAAAGCTAATCTCGTGGAAGCACTGAAATCTATTGATTAA